CAGAACTCTCCCGGACCGCCGACGTCGTCGACCGGGCAGGGCTGCGGCAGGCGATCACCGCGTTCACGGCCCGCTACCGGGGCCGTTCGCTGTCGGAGATCAGCCTCGCAATCATGCTCCAGCAGCTGCTCGGCATCCTGCAGCAGCACCAGCTGCACCTTCCGCAGGAGACGGCGCTGCTGTTCAAAGTGCTGATGATGGCCGAAGGGACCGCGGCGCGGCTGGATCCGGACTTCCAGATGCTCGACGCCCTGCAGCCCTACGCTGAGCAGCTCACCCGCGCCCAGCTGTCCCTGCCGGCTCTGGCCCGGCGATGGGCGCGCGCGGGAGCCGACACCGGGGCACTGCTCACCGAGCTGCCCGCCACCCTGAGCCGGCTCCGGCATCTCCTCGAAGACGGCGGGTTCGAGGTGCACCTACGCGCGACGGAGCTGGAACCTCTCGTCGGGCGCGCCGAACGCGTCGGCAACCGTGTCGTCGCGGGAATGATCGCCGCCGCGCTGATCAGCGGGATCGGCACCCTCGTCGGCGGGAACACGAAATGGCGCTCCCGGGAAGGCGTCCTGATCGGCGCCGGGACCGGCACGATCGGCGCCCTCGGCAGCTATCTGCTGTGGACGCTGCGGCGCCGCCGACCCCGCCCCTGACCCGCGCACGGCTCAAGAACACCACGAAAGGAGACGAAGATGGACAGGATCAGAGTCGGCGTCAACGGGTACGGAGTGATCGGCAAGAGGGTCGCCGACGCCGTCCACGCCCAACCCGACATGCACCTGGTGGGCGTCGCGGACATCGTCACCGACTGGCGAATACAATCCGCCGTCCCGCGGCTGCCCGTATTCGCCGCCACCCCCGACGCGCACAGCGGCATGGTGGACACCGGCATCCGCCCCGAGGGAACCCTCGACGATCTCCTCGCGCAGAGCGACGTGATCGTCGATACGACCCCCAAGCACGTCGCCGCCGGAAACCTGCCCCGCTACCAGGCGGCGGGAGTAAAGGTGATCGTGCAGGGCGGGGAAGCGCACTCGACCACCGGGCACTCCTTCGTCGCCCAGGCCAACTACGCCACCGCGCTCGGCCGGGACCTGACCCGGGTGGTGTCCTGCAACACCACCAGCATCGTCCGCGTCCTCGGCGCGCTCGAAAACGCCGGGCTGCTGCTGCGCGCCCGCGGGGTTACTGGTAGGGCCGAATGTCGCAGGGTGCACTATTCATCCTGGGATTAGTTCAGTCAACACTGTATGATCAGTGCATGCTGACCATTGCTCCACGTCTCGACGTCATGAACCGGCTCGGCCGGGCCATGGCGGACCCGACGCGCTCCCGGATACTGATGACCCTGCTCGACGGCCCCAGCTACCCGGCGGTGCTCTCGCGTGAGCTGGAGCTGACCCGCTCGAACGTCTCGAACCACCTGACCTGCCTGCGCGACTGCGGCATCGTGGTCGCCGAGCCGGAAGGGCGGCAGACGCGCTACGAGATCGCGGACCCGCACCTCGCGGCGGCGCTGACCGCGCTGGTGGACGTGACGCTCGCGGTGGACGAGCACGCGCCCTGCATGGACGCTTCGTGCACGGTGCCGGGCTGCTGCGGGACGGGAGCGGGCGCGTGAGCGCGGCGTGCGGCTGCGAGCACGACGAGCCTGAGACCGCAGTCGGCGAAGAGGCCGAGGAGGCGGAGCGCCCCTGGTGGCGGGACCGCGGGATCATGGTCCCGGTCTTCTCCGGTGTGGCGTTCCTCACCGGTCTGGCGCTGGAGTGGTCCGGGATGGAGATCCCTGCGCTGGTGCTGTTCTGGATCGGCCTGCTGCTGGGCGCGTCGACGTTCACGCCGGGCGCGATCCGGAACCTCTTCAAGGGCAAGCTCGGCATCGGGCTGCTGATGACCATCAGCGCGGTCGGCGCGGTGATCCTCGGCTACGTCGAGGAGGCCGCAGCGCTGGCATTCCTGTACTCGATCGCCGAGGCGCTGGAGGACAAGGCGATGGACCGTGCCCGCGGCGGGCTGCGGGCACTGCTCAAGCTCGTCCCGGAGACCGCCACCATCCGCCGCGACGGCGTCTCGGTCGAGGTCGCCGCGAAGGATCTGGCTGTCGGGCAGCTGATGTTGGTGCGGCCGGGTGAGCGGATCGCGACCGACGGCGTCGTCCGCACGGGACGTTCCAGCCTGGACACGTCCGCGATCACCGGGGAGTCGATCCCGGTCGAGGTCGAACCCGGCGATGCCGTCTCCGCCGGCGCAATCAACACCGCCGGGGCACTGGAGGTCGAAACGACCGCGGCAGGCACCGACAACTCACTGACCACGATCGTCGACCTCGTGGAGAAGGCTCAGGCGGAGAAGGGCGACCGCGCCCGCCTCGCCGACCGCATCGCCCGCCCTCTCGTCCCGGGCGTGCTGATCCTCGCAGCCCTGGTCGCGATCATCGGCTCGCTGCTCGGCGACCCGGAGCTGTGGATCACCCGCGCCCTGGTCGTGCTGGTCGCGGCATCGCCCTGCGCACTGGCGATCTCCGTGCCGCTGACCGTGGTCGCGGCGATCGGCTCGGCGAGCAAGTTCGGCGTGATCATCAAGTCCGGTGCCGCGTTCGAGCGGTTCGGCGTGATCCGCCACGTCGCCGTCGACAAGACCGGCACCCTCACCCGCAACGAGCCCGCCGTCACCGCCGTCCTCACCGTGGACGGTGTGAGCGAGGCGGAGGCGCTGGCGTGGGCGGCCGCTCTGGAGCAGCACAGCACCCACCCCCTCGCCGCCGCGATCACCGCCGCAGCGCCGGATGCCCCTGCGGCGGAGGGCGTGACCGAGCAGGCCGGGCACGGCGTCGAGGGCGAGCTCGCCGGCGCGCGGATCACCGTCGGCAGCCCGCGCTGGCTCGACGCCGGGACCCTCGGCGACCGGGTCGCGGGGCTGGAGGAGCAGGGCATGACAGTCGTGATCGTCCACCGCGGCGGCGTCCCGGTCGCCGCGATCGGCGTCCGCGACGAGCTGCGCCCCGAGGTCCCTGAAGTGGTCCGCACCCTCGCGACCCAGGGCATCGGGGTGACCATGCTCACCGGCGACAACGCCCGCACCGCCCGCGCCCTCGCTGCGCATGCAGGGATCGATGACGTCCGCGCCGAGCTGCGCCCCGAAGACAAGGCCGCCGCGATCGCAGAGCTCGGTGCGAAGGGGCCGGTCGCGATGATCGGCGACGGCATCAACGACGCCCCTGCGCTGGCCGCCGCGGACATCGGGATCGCGATGGGCGCGACGGGCTCCGACGCCGCGATCGAGTCGGCCGACGTGGCCTTCACCGGTCACGATCTGCGGCTTCTCCCGCGCGCGTTCGCCCATGCCCGTCGGGGGCGGCACATCATCAACCAGAACATCATCCTGTCGCTGCTGATCATCACCGCCCTGCTCCCGCTCGCCCTCTTTGGCGTCCTGGGGCTTGCGGCGGTGGTGCTGGTGCACGAGATCGCCGAGGTGATCGTGATCCTCAACGGCCTGCGCGCCGCGTCGACGCGGAAGGCAAGCACGTGACCGCGCAGGACGTCGCCGCCGCGTGACGGCTTGATCCGGGACCATGCGGATGACCTTTAGATTTCACATCAGAGTTCGCGCGCGTTGATCGGCGACTTGCCTGCTGGCTAGGGGCCTATCGGGCGGGCCGTATGCCGGGGTCTAATGGCCATGATCATTTGGTTCCGGTTTCCCTTCGCCTCGGGTCTGTCTTCGTTATGGTCGGGCGAAGGGGCGGGCAGCAGTCGGGGTCGTTTTCGCGGCGGTGTCGCCTGGCACGCGCTGTCATCACGATGCTTGCAACCACCGCGAGGATCAGGAGTGCGGCACCGCCCGTGATCACCCACGGGTTGCGGAGGAGGGTGCCGATCCCTGTGATCGTGCCTCCGACGACGAGAAGTGGAAGGAGGGCGCAGCAGCCGACCACGAGCAGTGCGGCGACGGCCCCAAGGAGCAGGCCACGGCCGCCTCGCTGGTCGTCCTGGTTGGGAGGCATTGGTGTTCTGTCCTCTCGTGGTGCCGTCTCAGCAGCAGGTCTCGGGACCGCAGCAGCTTCCAGACAGTTCGTCGGCACCGGTCCGGGGGCGCTCGAGCATCTCGGTGATCAGGGTGCTGCCAACCTCGAAGGCATCGGCGACCGTGAGGATTTGGGCCATCGGGTGTTCCGTGAGCCATCCGGCGGCGTCCTCGCGGGAAGCGAAGTAGTGGACCTGGTTGCAGAACGAGGAGCGAATCGAGTGCATGGCCTCGGGGCTGACCAAGGACACCACCGCGGTCGCCGGTTCCACGCTAGTGACACCGGCGGTCGAGTCGACGGTGACGCGGATCGTGTCGCCGCTGGCCGGGGAGATCGATTCGACCCGGGCGGGCCGATCGAGGAGCGGGCGAGGCTCCAGTTTCTGATGGGGTGGATCCGCTGTCTGGCGCGCGGTCAGGCGCAGCAGGACAGCATCGACACATCGGTGGTGAAGGCCTTGGCTACGATCCGGATGCCTTCGGCCGTGGTCAGGTACGGGGCCCACGCGTCGGCGACCTCGGTGATGGTCTTGCCGAGGATGTGGACACCTGCGGCGGCGAGTTCGCCGGCGTCCTTGGCGACCGCAGTGAGGCCGAGGATCTCGCCGGTGTCCGCGTTGGCGACCATCTTGATGAACCCGCGGGTGTCCCGGTTCACCAGCGCGCGGGGCACGTACTCCAGTGGCAGGACACGGCAGTCGCAGCGGATCCCGGCCGCGATGACCTCCTTCTCGGTCATCCCGACCGCGCCGACGGCAGGGCTCGTGAATGTGACCCGCGGCATCCGCGTGTAGTCGACCGACGTGCTGGCGTCAGTGAAGGCGTTCTCGGCGACCAACGTGCCGTGCCGGGCTGCGACGTAGACGAACTCGGGGTGCCCGGTGACATCCCCAGCCGCCCAGACGCGAGGGTTGGAGGACTGCAACTGGTCGGTGACCACGACCTCTCCGGCCGCGCCGGTCTTCACTTGCACGGTCTCGAGGTTGAGCCCGTCGGTGACCGGGGCGCGGCCGAGCGCGACGAGGATCTCGTCGGCACGGAACTCCTGCACGCCGCCCGAGACCTCGGCCGCGGCGACGATCTGGCCGGTGCCCGGGTCGCGGGTGACGCGGGTGGGGATGGCGCGGCGGACCACTCGGATGCCCTCGTCGGCGAAGATTTCCTGCAACGCCTTGGAGACTTCCGGCTCCTCCTTCGACGCCAGCCGGGACCTCACCAGCAGAGTCACCTTCGAGCCGAGCCGGGCGAACAACTGTGCCATCTCCAGCGCCACATAGCCCCCGCCGAGCACCAGCAGCGAGTCAGGCACCTCGGACAGCTCCATCGCCGACGTCGAGGTGAGAAAGTCGACGCCGTCCAGCCCCTCGATGGCAGGAGCCCACGGGCGGGAGCCTGTGGCGATGAGGTAGTGGGCGGCCTCGATGGTTTCGACGGTGCCGTCCGCGGCGGTGACCTCGAGGACCGACGCATCCGGCGTGCCGGCGAACGCCGCCTCGCCCTGGCGGACCGGCCAGCCGTAGGCTTCTGCCACGTCGATGTACTTCTCACTCCGCATCGCCTCGACCAGGTCCTGCTTGCCACCCACCAGCCCGTGCATGTCTACCGGGCCAGCGGTGGCGGCGATCCCCGGGAACCGGGAGCCCGCATCCGCGGCCACGTGGCGGGCCTCGGCGGCCGCGAGCAGCGCCTTGGACGGAACGCACCCCGTGTTCACGCACGTGCCGCCCAACGTGCCGCGCTCGATCATCACCACCGACTTTCCCAGTGTGGTGGCGCGGATCGCCGCGGCGAATGCCGCGCCACCCGACCCAATCACGGCCAGATCAAACCTCGATGGCATCCTTATTCCTCCCTGGACATCTTGGAACATCCCGCTGATACACTCATCATGAACCTTCCACCACAGGGGAAGGTCAAGCACGAAATTTGCGACCAGCGAAAAGGGGGGGGCGGGGAATGCGGATCGGAGAGCTCGCCGACGCGGCCGGCACCACGGCGAAGACGTTGCGGTTCTACGAGGACCAGGGGCTCCTGCCGCCGGCCGGGCGCACGCCCAGCGGCTACCGCAACTACACCGCCGAGACCATCGCCCGAGGGCCTTGACCCCGGATCGTGGACACGGTGTCATTTCGGTTATGCCGCTTCCGTGAGGGTAGCTGATCTCGCGGCCGCGTAGGTGTTCTCGTAGCTGTTCGGGGTGATCTGGCCGATCGCGGAGTGGCGTCGGCGCGTGTTGTATCGGTTCGTCCACCGGAACACGGCCCGGTAGGCGGTGGCTTGATCGGGGAACGCCGACGCGCCTTGGAGGAGCTCGCGTTTGAGCGCGGCGTTGAAGCTCTCGGCCAGCGAGTTGTCGGCGCTCGTGCCCACCGCGCCCATGGACTGGGTCACCTTGAGCTGCTCGCAGAGTGCTGCGTAGGCTTTCGACGCGTAGACCGAGCCGTGGTCGCTGTGGAACACTGCGCCGGCCAGCGATCCGCGGTCGCGGTGCGCGCCGCGGAGAGCGCCTTCGACGAGTTCGGTGCGCATGTGGTCGGCGACCTGCCAGCCGGCGAGCTTGCGCGACCCGAGGTCGATGCAGGTCGCCAGATACAGGTTGCTGCCGTCCGCGATGGGGAGGTAGGTGATATCGCCGACATACCTGCGGTTCGGCTCCCCGGTGCTGAAGTCCCGCCCGACCAGGTCGGGGAACTTCCGTCCGGACTGGTCCGGGATCGTGGTCTTCACCCGGCGGCGCAGTCGGATCCCCGCGAGCGCGTGTTCCCGCATCACCCGAGCGACCCGCTTATGATTCACCCGCCCGGCGGCGGGGACGCCGTCGTTGAGGTCGGCAGTGATCCTCGGTGCCCCGTAGGCGCGGTCACCACCCTGCGCGGGGTCCTGCAGCACCCGGATCCGTGCCGCCAACCGGGCGTCGTCCGCGGCTCGCGCGGCCCGTCCCGGGGCTGCGGCCAGCCACGCGTAGAACGAGGACCGGGCGATCTCGATGACCTCACACAACCGCTTCACGCCGTAGGCGTCCTTGTGGTCCTCGACGAACTGGAAGCGGTTCACCAGTTCGTCTCCGCAGCGAAATACTTCGCCGCCTGACGGAGGATGTCCCGCTCCGTCTCGAGCTTGACCTGCTCCGCTCTCGAGACCGCTAACTCGGCTTCCAACCGGATGATCCTCGCCGCCTGCGACTCCGACCGCACCGACACCGGCGGCGACACCGAACCGGCCGCAGCGGTCCCGGATCCGAGCTTGTCGACCCATTCCTTCAACGCACCACGGGAGATCCCCAAATCGGCCGCGATCGCTTTCAGCGTCGCGCCCGGCGTGGACTCGTACAAATCCACCGCACGCTGCCGGAACTCGTCCGTGTAGTTCTTCCTTGCCATCCCTCAGATTCTCGCTTCCCCAGCATCGTGCTGGAATCAGCGTGTCCAAGATCAGGGGTCAAGCCCCCGAATCGACTTCATCCACCGCGGCCAAGCCGCTGGACTCACCCTCGCCCAGATCCAGCAGATCCTCCACATCCGCGACCACGGCCAAGCGCCCTGCAGCCACGTCCGCGACCTCCTCGACGCACGCCTCACCGATATCGACCAGCAGCTCAGGCAGCTCCACGACCTGCGCGACACCCTCGCCGGGCTCCGCGACCAGGCCGAGCACGTCGAGCCCGACACGTGCAGCTCGGATCAGGTCTGCCGCTATCTGTAGCCAAGCCCGGGGGTCTGTCCGATAATTCAGGCAGTCCCACTGGAGGCGCAAGCGTAGCGGGAGGCCATTGGTGCTCAGGTCGAGGTTGAGCGCAGCGCGGGATAGTCGGACCATTCGCCCCCGGAGAGGCGTGCCCAGGCGGCAGCTGATGACGCCGTGATGCCGAGCAGGTCGGACACGATTCGAGGATGCAGTTGTCGGGTGAGGTCCATCAGCGCGGTGACACGAGCGCTGCCGGCGAGGAGTCCTTCTTGACGGAGTCGACGGCTGAGCGGCCCGGGGGTGATCGGTCGGCCCGGGTTCCTGCCCGGGAAGAGCCAAGTGTCGGAGCGGTTGCCGTCGAGCAGCTGGACCATTGCTTCGGCGAGGACTTGGGCAGCTCGATCGGTTCAGTTCCGACCGTCAGCGTCATGGGGCGCGCGGTCGTATCGACTTGTGCGCGGGTGATCGCTGCGATGCGGGTCAGGTGGAGCCCGTAGAACAGGACGAGCAATCCGCTGACTCGCGTCACGGGATCCATGTCGTCTCGCGTGATGAACGCGCGTGCCATCGTCCACCGATGGTCGGCGGCGTAGTCGCGCCCTTCGAGGCGATGGCTGCGGAACTCGACCCGGAGGCGGCTCAGGCGGTGCCGTCGCAGCCACCGGGTGAACGGCGCGAGGGCATCCCGTTGTGAGGGCGAACCGGTGAGGAAGCCGTCGAGAGATCGCTGCGGGTATGTCGTCAGCGTTTCGCCGCTCGCGCGGATCTGCTGCAGGAGGGCCGCGCACCGCTTCAGCGCCGCACGCACCTTCTGATAGGTGGAGCCGGATCGGACGGCCGTAGCTGGTCTGCCCCTGAGTGATCTGCCCGACGGCAGCAGCTCCCAGGTGCAGTACCGCCGTAGGAGGAGCCGGTCCTCGGGATGGGGGACGGTCGGAAGCCACCGTTGGAACCAGTGCTCGAACCTCGCCGCTTGGATGTCGAAATCGGGCAGCACGCCTGAGCGGATGAGGAGCGAGAGCAGGAATGCCACGGACTGGCCGGCGTGCGCTCTGGTCATGATCGCGTCCGCGGTGAGGGGCAGCGTGCCATCGGCGAGCTCACGGAGGACGACCGCACAGCGGCTCTTGTACAGCCACCGCTCGAGGGAGATCGCACTGCCGTGGTGAGAATGTCAACTCGACTCGGTACCGGCATGTCGGCTTGATCCGGGACCATGCTCGATGCTTGGTGTTCGGAGGAATGCGGGTGCGCCAGCGTTCGTCGGGCGCCAGCGGGAGTCCGCTCGCTGTCAGCGGTCGTTCAGTTGACGCAGGGGATGGCGCCGGATTGCATGGGCTGCTGGGAGTTCGTGTAGCTCGCCGGTCCCGTGCTGGTCGGCTGGGTGTTGACGGGCGTCGATGCGGTCGAGTGAGGGGATGCCGACGCGGTCGGCGCGGGCGGAGCGGGCGTGGGCGTTGGTGGGTGGAGAAGTCCGGCGACGGTGGCCTGGATCTTCTTCACGTCGACGATGTTCACGCTCTCCCCGCCGATTGTGCCGAAGCGTTCCACGGGCAGGGTCTGGAAGCTGATGCCTCCGCCGGAGAAGTGCTGCATGTCCGAGGCGAGCGACAGAAGGTCCAGGCCTTGGTCGAGGGCGATGTACTGCTTGGCGGTGTCGATCAGGGTCTGCAGGGTGCCGAAGTTGGTGAACGTCGCCGCGTTACGCAGTTTCACGGCGAGGGAGACCATGAACGCCTGCTGTCGGCGGGTGCGGTCCAGGTCGGTCAGGAACACGCCCCGGTATACGGTGTCGCGGCGCTGACGCACGAACGACATCGCCTGCGACGCGGTGAGTTGCTGCATCCCGGCGGGGAAGTTCGCGCCCGAGTACTTCGGGTCCGCTGTCGCGTGGTTCAGGCAGACCGTGATCGGCTGGACGGCCTGCGCGACACGGTAGAACGCCGCCATGGTGACCTCGACGAAATGATCGATCCGCACCCCGCCGAGGAACTGCGACACCGTGCGGATCTCCGCCTCGCGTGCCGCATCGCGCGCCTGCTGATACGCGTCCGCCTTCGACAGGCCCTGCTTCAGCAGGACGGGGAGCTTCGCGGACAGTTCCCGCCCGTACGCTTCCTTGATCTTGCCGTGCGAGACACCGCCGATGTTGCCCGCGTATTGGACATAGTCATCGCGCGGGATGGATATCCCCACCGCCGGACCGCCGCCGGCGGGGATGTGGATGTAGAGCAGGACGTTCGTGTTGTACCCACCGACGGACGCGTCTTCAGCGTGGATCGCGTTGTAGATGTCCTGCGGGTACGGGTTGCCATTCTCATCGACCCGACTGTCCAGACCCATCACTAGTATGTTCACCTCGCCGGTGTCCTGCGCCACACCCGGCGCCGCGGTCTGCCCCGTGCCGGCGGGCATCGCGATCGCGGACCGGTGGATGCCCGTGTTCAGACTCACCAAGTTGACGACCACGACTGCGACCCCGGCGAGCAGGACGATGACGACCGCCCCGGCGATCAGAGCGACAAGACGTCGCCGGTTGCGGCGGACACGGGCGGAACGAACGACACGACGCGACACCCACCGATCATGCAGACATGAACCTGTGAGGAAGTCGAATGTTTCCGGCACTGGACGGGCTGGCTCCAATCGGCACCCGATCAGCGCGCCGTCAGCGCGTCCTGGCCCGCATCCATCGATCGAACGCGTACACCACGGCGTCGCCCCCGGCGATCGTGCCCTCCAGGCGGGCGGGCGCGATGATCCGCAGGAAGGCGTCGAGCAGTTCGGCGGGCGCGACGATCAGGATGTGGGTGCGGCTGAGCAGGAGGGGTGTGAGGTACTCGGTGAAGTAGTCGCCGGCCTCCTTCATTTCGTTGAGCGAGTTCTGGATGCGGGTTCCCTCGACGGTGGTCGTGATGACCTCGTCGGGGAGGTGGTGCAGGCCCGACATGAGGGTCTTCGCGGTCACATCCGACGGTATCCGGTCGGCCACGATGATGAGGTCCGGTGAGATGCGGCCGGCAAGAGCCTTGATCGCGGCCTCGCCGGCTCCCTCGGCGAGGAGGGCGAGCATCCCGAAGTCACTCATCGCGCGTCCTCCTCGTGATCGCCCGCAGGGCGCTGCCGTGCGTCGGTCGCCCGTTCCCCTCGTCATCGCCGATCGGAGCTGGATCTTCCGACCGCCATGACAGCCCGCGCACCCCGGGCTCGAGCGACAGGCGCGTCACGATGCCGTCGAGGAGCGTGGCGGCGTGGCCTTCGACGAGCAGTTCAGCCTCGAGCTCCTCGATCTCCTGCCCCTTCCCGCCGCTGTCGTCGAGGTGGCTCGTCATGCCGTGCACGACGACGTCGGGCGAGTCGAGAGCGGCGGACAGGCGGGCGCGCAGTTCGGCTTCCCTCCGCTCCAGGACCCGGACGGTCAGCCTGTACGCACCCACCGTCTCGC
The DNA window shown above is from Microbacterium laevaniformans and carries:
- a CDS encoding IS3 family transposase (programmed frameshift) — its product is MARKNYTDEFRQRAVDLYESTPGATLKAIAADLGISRGALKEWVDKLGSGTAAAGSVSPPVSVRSESQAARIIRLEAELAVSRAEQVKLETERDILRQAAKYFAGGDELVNRFQFVEDHKDAYGVKRLCEVIEIARSSFYAWLAAAPGRAARAADDARLAARIRVLQDPAQGGDRAYGAPRITADLNDGVPAAGRVNHKRVARVMREHALAGIRLRRRVKTTIPDQSGRKFPDLVGRDFSTGEPNRRYVGDITYLPIADGSNLYLATCIDLGSRKLAGWQVADHMRTELVEGALRGAHRDRGSLAGAVFHSDHGSVYASKAYAALCEQLKVTQSMGAVGTSADNSLAESFNAALKRELLQGASAFPDQATAYRAVFRWTNRYNTRRRHSAIGQITPNSYENTYAAARSATLTEAA
- a CDS encoding LCP family protein, with protein sequence MSRRVVRSARVRRNRRRLVALIAGAVVIVLLAGVAVVVVNLVSLNTGIHRSAIAMPAGTGQTAAPGVAQDTGEVNILVMGLDSRVDENGNPYPQDIYNAIHAEDASVGGYNTNVLLYIHIPAGGGPAVGISIPRDDYVQYAGNIGGVSHGKIKEAYGRELSAKLPVLLKQGLSKADAYQQARDAAREAEIRTVSQFLGGVRIDHFVEVTMAAFYRVAQAVQPITVCLNHATADPKYSGANFPAGMQQLTASQAMSFVRQRRDTVYRGVFLTDLDRTRRQQAFMVSLAVKLRNAATFTNFGTLQTLIDTAKQYIALDQGLDLLSLASDMQHFSGGGISFQTLPVERFGTIGGESVNIVDVKKIQATVAGLLHPPTPTPAPPAPTASASPHSTASTPVNTQPTSTGPASYTNSQQPMQSGAIPCVN
- the merA gene encoding mercury(II) reductase — encoded protein: MPSRFDLAVIGSGGAAFAAAIRATTLGKSVVMIERGTLGGTCVNTGCVPSKALLAAAEARHVAADAGSRFPGIAATAGPVDMHGLVGGKQDLVEAMRSEKYIDVAEAYGWPVRQGEAAFAGTPDASVLEVTAADGTVETIEAAHYLIATGSRPWAPAIEGLDGVDFLTSTSAMELSEVPDSLLVLGGGYVALEMAQLFARLGSKVTLLVRSRLASKEEPEVSKALQEIFADEGIRVVRRAIPTRVTRDPGTGQIVAAAEVSGGVQEFRADEILVALGRAPVTDGLNLETVQVKTGAAGEVVVTDQLQSSNPRVWAAGDVTGHPEFVYVAARHGTLVAENAFTDASTSVDYTRMPRVTFTSPAVGAVGMTEKEVIAAGIRCDCRVLPLEYVPRALVNRDTRGFIKMVANADTGEILGLTAVAKDAGELAAAGVHILGKTITEVADAWAPYLTTAEGIRIVAKAFTTDVSMLSCCA
- a CDS encoding heavy metal translocating P-type ATPase, producing the protein MSAACGCEHDEPETAVGEEAEEAERPWWRDRGIMVPVFSGVAFLTGLALEWSGMEIPALVLFWIGLLLGASTFTPGAIRNLFKGKLGIGLLMTISAVGAVILGYVEEAAALAFLYSIAEALEDKAMDRARGGLRALLKLVPETATIRRDGVSVEVAAKDLAVGQLMLVRPGERIATDGVVRTGRSSLDTSAITGESIPVEVEPGDAVSAGAINTAGALEVETTAAGTDNSLTTIVDLVEKAQAEKGDRARLADRIARPLVPGVLILAALVAIIGSLLGDPELWITRALVVLVAASPCALAISVPLTVVAAIGSASKFGVIIKSGAAFERFGVIRHVAVDKTGTLTRNEPAVTAVLTVDGVSEAEALAWAAALEQHSTHPLAAAITAAAPDAPAAEGVTEQAGHGVEGELAGARITVGSPRWLDAGTLGDRVAGLEEQGMTVVIVHRGGVPVAAIGVRDELRPEVPEVVRTLATQGIGVTMLTGDNARTARALAAHAGIDDVRAELRPEDKAAAIAELGAKGPVAMIGDGINDAPALAAADIGIAMGATGSDAAIESADVAFTGHDLRLLPRAFAHARRGRHIINQNIILSLLIITALLPLALFGVLGLAAVVLVHEIAEVIVILNGLRAASTRKAST
- the cmtR gene encoding Cd(II)/Pb(II)-sensing metalloregulatory transcriptional regulator CmtR; this encodes MLTIAPRLDVMNRLGRAMADPTRSRILMTLLDGPSYPAVLSRELELTRSNVSNHLTCLRDCGIVVAEPEGRQTRYEIADPHLAAALTALVDVTLAVDEHAPCMDASCTVPGCCGTGAGA
- the merB gene encoding organomercurial lyase; this encodes MGPVPDHGRRHPDRSQGLHHRCVDAVLLRLTARQTADPPHQKLEPRPLLDRPARVESISPASGDTIRVTVDSTAGVTSVEPATAVVSLVSPEAMHSIRSSFCNQVHYFASREDAAGWLTEHPMAQILTVADAFEVGSTLITEMLERPRTGADELSGSCCGPETCC
- a CDS encoding type II glyceraldehyde-3-phosphate dehydrogenase codes for the protein MDRIRVGVNGYGVIGKRVADAVHAQPDMHLVGVADIVTDWRIQSAVPRLPVFAATPDAHSGMVDTGIRPEGTLDDLLAQSDVIVDTTPKHVAAGNLPRYQAAGVKVIVQGGEAHSTTGHSFVAQANYATALGRDLTRVVSCNTTSIVRVLGALENAGLLLRARGVTGRAECRRVHYSSWD